A window of Halovivax gelatinilyticus genomic DNA:
CGTGCGGTGTTCGCGTACTCGGTCAGTTCCCGTCTTGCCGACGGCGTCAGTTCGTACACCGGCGGGTAGACGACTACCGGTTCCGTTTTCTCGTAGTCGAATCGACGGCGGAACAGGCCGAAGAGATCGGTTACCTCGATCGAGAGCGGTCCGATCGTCCGTTCGCCTCGTTCGAGAAACTGCACGTCGTACTCGACGGTGGTCGCGCCCTCCAGAACGTATTCGGACCGGTCGCGCTCGCGTCGCAGTCCGGGTCCGATCTCGTCGGTCACGGTCGCGGTAACCGCTCTGCCCGTCTCGACGTCGATCACGACCGACCGACGCTCGCCGACGTATCCCGCCCCGATCGGTCGGCGCGCGACGGTCGGGCGGCCGGCCACGGCGACGCTGACCGCCCCGGCGACGGTGACGACGGCGAGCGGAACGACGATCGCGTTCAGCGACCGGGGACCGGCGTAGAATCCGTGTGCGACGAGGACACCGAGGACGGCGAGTGCCCCGATCGCGCGCGGTGTGGGTCTCATTCGACCGGTACGTCGGCGAGGGCCGCGTCGACGATCGACGCGCCGTCGGCGTCGCGAGCGCCGGTCGGCGGCTGAACCCGGTGGGCGAGCGTCTCCGGAGCGACGGTCTGGACGTCTTCGGGGACGACGTAGGCTCGCTCCTCCGTGACCGCTCTCGCCTGGGCCGCGCGGACGAGCGCGATCGTTCCGCGCGGACTGACGCCGATCTCGGCCCGCTCGCGCGTGTGGGCGGCTAACCGGGCGGCGTAGGCGCGGACCGGCTCCTTGACCGTGGTGTTGGCGACGGTCTCGCGGGCGCGAACGACGTCCGCGCGGTCGACGACCGGCTCTAGCTCCTCGATCGGGTGGTGGGCCGCAGTCCGGTCGAGCATGTCCGACTCCTCGTCGACGCTCGGGTAGCCGAGCGAGAGCTTCTTCATGAAGCGGTCCACCTCGGCGAGGGGCAACTCGTACGTCTGGTTCGGTTCGACGGCGTTCTGCGTCGCGATGACGGTGAAGGGAGTCGGGAGCCGTCGTGTCGTTCCGTCGACGGTCACCTGGGATTCTTCCATCGCTTCGAGCAGGGCACTCTGGGTCTTCGGCGGCGCGCGGTTGATCTCGTCGCCGAGGACGACGTTGGCGAACACCGGGCCGGGCTTGAACTCGAACTCGCGGGACTTCTGGTCGAAGACGTTCACGCCGGTGATGTCCGAGGGAAGCAGGTCGGGGGTGAACTGGACGCGCCTGAACTCGCAGTCGATCGAGCGCGCCAGCGCGCGGGTGAGCATCGTCTTGCCGACGCCCGGGACGTCCTCGACGAGGACGTGTCCGCGCGCGAGTACCGCCGTCACGATGGCGCGGATCACGTCGTCGTTACCGACGATGACCTCGCGAACGTTTCGCTCGACCGCCTCGCACAGTTTTGCGGCTTCTTCGACGGGGAGCGCTTCGACGTCCCCGGTCGTCCGTCTCGTCTCGTCAAGTCGTGGCTCAGTTCCGGTCATAAGGATAGGGCACTCGGTAGCGGGCAGCGAATTCGTTGGTCGAACGTCGTGTCGAATCCAGATAACCTTTTGGTTACTAATGGTCCCGTCGTATGGAGGGCTCCGAGTAGGCGGGTGCTACGGCGGGTGGCCGCTCGATCGTCGGGCCGCTACGAGCGTGACCGGTCACGTCGAATCGACGCTTCTCATCGGGTCGGACCGCCTGGTCGAATCGGACCGCCTCGCCGGATCGACGTCAGTCGTCGGAGAGGCCGGTCGCGTCGAGTGATCGTCGGATGATGCTCTGTGGTAACGCGACGCACAGCTATAGAATGCGGCTCCCGCTCGCGTCGTGTCGTGTCGATTTGAAACCGATACCTCCGTGGATTCGCCCTACAGGCGCTCGACGTTCGATGCGCGCGGGCCCTTGTCGGCCTCGACGATGTCGAACTCCAGCTCCTGACCTTCCTCTAGGTCCGGACCGCCGATGTCCTCCATGTGGAAGAAGACGTCTTCGTCCGCGTCGTCAGTCTCGATGAATCCGTAACCGCCCGTATCGTTGAAGAACGCAACCGTTCCTTTCGCCATTGCATCTACACAGTGTCGTGACGAGTGCATAAATGTTCTGGAGGTACCCGTTCGGGTCCTCCGTGCGTGCGGCCGGTGCCGTGAACTCACCACTCGACGCAGTCGGGACAGACGAATCCGTCATCCGTTCGCCACAACCTGGTCGCGTCGGCCGAACACGTCGCACAGGGCCGATCCGATCCGACAGCGAGGGTGACCGCGGGACCGTCCGTCTCGGCCGCCGTCTGGCGGTCCTCGGACCCGTCCGCCCCAGAGCTGGCGGCGAAATCGTCGAGCGTGGCGCGCTTCACGGTCGGTGTCTCGCGCCGTCTAAACTTAAACCGTCCGTCGATGATCGCTCACCGCCGCGGCCGGCGACGCCAACCGGCACCGCCAAGTACGATCGGTTTCAACCGACGCGTATGAACGTCGTGATGCCGTACAACGTGCTCGTCGATCAGCTGACGGAGGCGAACGACCACTTCATGGACGTCGCCGCGGGCGACCTCCTGGCGCCGGTGCTGCTCGCCGCCGGCACGCTCCTCATCGCCTTCTCCGTCGCCGTAATGGGCTACCTTCTGGCCGGCTCGGCCGTCGATCTGGTTACGCGCAGCTAGTTCGTCTCAATCCGACCCTCTTGACGTTTCATTGCGCCGCTCGGGTTCTCCGTGTTAGTCGATCCCTCACTGGCCTTCAGCGTGGCGGAGCGCCGTCGCGCTCGCTTCGATCGCCCACTCGATATCCGGCCCGAGCGGCGAGCCGACGACGATGCCGTCGACGAACTCGAGCGCCCGCTCGTAGCGCTCCGTGACCGTTTCGACCGTTCCCGCCGCGCAGAACGCGTCGATCATGGCCGGCGTCACCCGTTCGAACGCCGACGCGAGGTCGCCGCGTTCGAGCGCCTCGCTCACCGCTGCGGCCGCGTCGCGGTCAATTCCGTGTCGGTCGAGCACCGGCTCCGCCGCGCCGCCGGCGATGAACGCCACGGGCGGTCTGGCGGCCTCTCTGGCGGCCGCCTCGGTTTCGGCGACGCTCGTGCTGGCGAACGCGAGTTTCTGGACGGGCGCGCGGTCGTCCGGCCGTTTCTCCCGGCCCGCTGCGAGTCGCTCGCTCGCCCACTCGAGGTCGGCGGGATGGGCGGCGTTGATCAACACGCCGTCGGCGTGGGCGGCGCTCATCCCCAGCATTCCCGGCCCCTGCGCGCCGACGAAGAGGGGAACGTCGACCGGATCGAGGTTGAGCGAGGCGTCGCGAACGGTGACGGCTCCCTCGCGGGTGACCGTCTCGCCCGCCCAGAGTGAGCGTGCCACCTGCATCGTCTCTAAGACGCGCCGGAGCGGCCGGTCGCGTTCGACGCCGAGCGCGGACAGGGTCGACCGGTCGCCGGCGCCGAGCCCGCACACCGCCCGCCCGTCGCTCGCTTCGTCGAGCGTGGCGACCGCCGAAGCGATCGTCGCGGGGTGACTCTCGTATGGGTTGACGACGCCGGGTCCGAGGGCGATGGAGTCGGTCGCCTCGGCCATTCGTGAGAGCGAAATCCACGGGTCGCGGTTGAAGTAGTGCGAACTGGTGAACGCCGCGTCGAACCCCTCGGATTCGGCGCGTGCGGCGAACCTGGCGAGCCGATCGACCGGGTGTTCGGGCGTCAACTCGATCGCCCGGGTCACCGACGCCGGATCCACGCCCTCCGGCGCGTCGGTCATTCGAACGACCACTCCCGGAGCGCCTGGCGGACCTGATCCGACTCGACCGGTCTGAACAGCTCGTCACTCCCCGACAGCGGGCCGAACTCGAAGCCGCGGACGACGACCGCGGGCGTGCCGTCGGCGCCCTCGCCGGTGACGAGGTTGGCCGCCGAGGCGAGTTCGTCGACGATCGACTGGACGGTCACGCCGAGTTCTCTGCCGTCGCGGTCGGCTTCGCCGCGCCAGTCGCGACTCGCGGGCATGCCAGCCCAGCCGAGCGCCACCCCGCGCTGGCCGTGTCTGAACGGCCGGCCGCAGGTGTCGGTGACGACGACGCCGATCTCGTCGATGCCGTCCGGGACGTACTCGTCATCGGCGCCACCGCCGATCCGATCGGCCGCATCCGAGTCGAGCCCGTCGGCGTACTCGAGCAACCCGGCTCTGATCTCGGCGGCGCGTGCGGCCGGCCGACGCGGCAACAAGAGTAGGTCGTGGTCGGGGACGTTCGAGCGATCGATGCCGGCGTTGACGCAGGTGTGGCCGAACGCTGTCTCGGTGAGCAGAAACGGCGCCTCGACGATGATCTCCGTGCTCTCTTCGAGCACCGCCTGGGCGAATCGGGGGTCTTTCTCCTCGCCGGTCAGCGCTTCGAAGTTCTCGGCGATCTCGACGGCGCGCGGACCGGCCGGGTACGCGTCGAGATCGGCCGTGCGTCCCCGCGCCTTCGAGACCACCGTGCTCGCGACCGTCACCACGTCGCCGGGGGCGAGATCGGCCCGCTCGGCGATGAGCGCGGCGAGGTCGTCGCCCGGCTCGATCTCGGGCAGGTCCGGGACCGGGTGTAGTTCCATACCTGCGAAGACGGAAAGCGACGCCAAAAGGTCACCGTCACCGGCGCGTGAAACCGGTAGGACGGTCTCGATCGTTACCGCCGTGGCTGCGCTCCACCGCGTTTCGCCCGACCGATGACGAGCCCGGCCGACAGGGCGAGAACGAGCGCGAAGAGCGCGACCAGGGGACCGAAACCGGGTATCCCGTCGTCATCGTCCGCGTCGTCGCTCTCCGGTGGCTGTTGCCCGTCGTCGGCCGGATCGTCTGCGTCGTCGTGTTCAGGTGGCTCGTCACCGTCGTCAGCGCCGGTGCCCGATTGGTCATCGTCACCGACGGCTGAATCCTCGTCGTCGCCCGCGTCGTCCGACTCGTCGTCATCCGATTCGTCAGTCCCGTCGTCCGATCCATCGTCGTCGTCATCGTCTTCGGGTGGCTCGGGGATGCCGGCCGGTTCGTCGACCGCGAACGTGGTTTCGAAGGTCGCCTCGTTTCCGGCCTCGTCGGCCACGGTGAGCGTCGCTTCGTAGGATTCACCGTCCTCGACCGTGAGGACGTGTTCCGTCCACGACGACGTGATGCTGGTCGCGTCGTCGGTCGTGACGTCCGTCCCGTCGATTTCGAGTTCGATCGAGCCCACGTCGACGCCGGACTGCTCGTCGTC
This region includes:
- a CDS encoding cold-shock protein translates to MAKGTVAFFNDTGGYGFIETDDADEDVFFHMEDIGGPDLEEGQELEFDIVEADKGPRASNVERL
- a CDS encoding coenzyme F420-0:L-glutamate ligase, producing MELHPVPDLPEIEPGDDLAALIAERADLAPGDVVTVASTVVSKARGRTADLDAYPAGPRAVEIAENFEALTGEEKDPRFAQAVLEESTEIIVEAPFLLTETAFGHTCVNAGIDRSNVPDHDLLLLPRRPAARAAEIRAGLLEYADGLDSDAADRIGGGADDEYVPDGIDEIGVVVTDTCGRPFRHGQRGVALGWAGMPASRDWRGEADRDGRELGVTVQSIVDELASAANLVTGEGADGTPAVVVRGFEFGPLSGSDELFRPVESDQVRQALREWSFE
- a CDS encoding AAA family ATPase encodes the protein MTGTEPRLDETRRTTGDVEALPVEEAAKLCEAVERNVREVIVGNDDVIRAIVTAVLARGHVLVEDVPGVGKTMLTRALARSIDCEFRRVQFTPDLLPSDITGVNVFDQKSREFEFKPGPVFANVVLGDEINRAPPKTQSALLEAMEESQVTVDGTTRRLPTPFTVIATQNAVEPNQTYELPLAEVDRFMKKLSLGYPSVDEESDMLDRTAAHHPIEELEPVVDRADVVRARETVANTTVKEPVRAYAARLAAHTRERAEIGVSPRGTIALVRAAQARAVTEERAYVVPEDVQTVAPETLAHRVQPPTGARDADGASIVDAALADVPVE
- a CDS encoding 5,10-methylenetetrahydromethanopterin reductase, with amino-acid sequence MTDAPEGVDPASVTRAIELTPEHPVDRLARFAARAESEGFDAAFTSSHYFNRDPWISLSRMAEATDSIALGPGVVNPYESHPATIASAVATLDEASDGRAVCGLGAGDRSTLSALGVERDRPLRRVLETMQVARSLWAGETVTREGAVTVRDASLNLDPVDVPLFVGAQGPGMLGMSAAHADGVLINAAHPADLEWASERLAAGREKRPDDRAPVQKLAFASTSVAETEAAAREAARPPVAFIAGGAAEPVLDRHGIDRDAAAAVSEALERGDLASAFERVTPAMIDAFCAAGTVETVTERYERALEFVDGIVVGSPLGPDIEWAIEASATALRHAEGQ
- a CDS encoding DUF7573 domain-containing protein, which produces MKRATLDDFAASSGADGSEDRQTAAETDGPAVTLAVGSDRPCATCSADATRLWRTDDGFVCPDCVEW